The Piliocolobus tephrosceles isolate RC106 chromosome 2, ASM277652v3, whole genome shotgun sequence genome window below encodes:
- the RASSF1 gene encoding ras association domain-containing protein 1 isoform X2, giving the protein MSAEPELIELRELAPAGRAGQGRTRLERANALRIARGTTCNPARQLVPGRGHRFQPAGPATHTWCDLCGDFIWGVVRKGLQCAHCKFTCHYRCRALVCLDCCGPRDLGWEPAVERDTNVDEPVEWETPDLSQAEIEQKIKEYNAQINSNLFMSLNKDGSYTGFIKVQLKLVRPVSVPSSKKPPSLQDARRGPGRSTSVRRRTSFYLPKDAVKHLHVLSRTRAREVIEALLRKFLVVDDPRKFALFERAERHGQVYLRKLLDDEQPLRLRLLAGPSDKALSFVLKENDSGEVNWDAFSMPELHNFLRILQREEEEHLRQILQKYSYCRQKIQEALHACPLG; this is encoded by the exons ATGTCGGCGGAGCCTGAGCTCATTGAGCTGCGGGAGCTGGCACCCGCTGGGCGCGCTGGGCAGGGCCGCACCCGGCTGGAGCGTGCCAACGCGCTGCGCATCGCGCGGGGCACCACGTGCAACCCCGCACGGCAGCTGGTCCCGGGCCGTGGCCACCGCTTCCAGCCCGCCGGGCCCGCCACGCACACGTGGTGCGACCTCTGTGGCGACTTCATCTGGGGCGTCGTGCGCAAGGGCCTGCAGTGCGCGC ATTGCAAGTTCACCTGCCACTACCGCTGCCGCGCGCTCGTCTGCCTGGACTGCTGCGGGCCCCGGGACCTGGGCTGGGAACCCGCGGTGGAGCGGGACACGAACGTG GATGAGCCTGTGGAGTGGGAGACACCTGACCTCTCTCAAGCTGAGATTGAGCAGAAGATCAAGGAGTACAATGCCCAGATCAATAGCAACCTCTTCATGAGCTTG aACAAGGACGGTTCTTACACAGGCTTCATCAAGGTTCAGCTGAAGCTGGTGCGCCCTGTCTCTGTGCCCTCCAGCAAGAAGCCACCCTCCTTGCAGGATGCCCGGCGGGGCCCAGGACGGAGCACAAGTGTCAGGCGCCGCACTTCCTTTTACCTGCCCAAGGATGCTGTCAAGCACCTGCATGTGCTGTCACGCACAAGGGCACGTGAAGTCATTGAGGCCCTGCTGCGAAAGTTCTTGGTGGTGGATGACCCCCGCAAGTTTGCACTCTTTGAGCGGGCTGAGCGTCACGGCCAAG TGTACTTGCGAAAGCTGTTGGATGATGAGCAGCCCCTGCGGCTGCGGCTCCTGGCAGGGCCCAGTGACAAGGCCCTGAGCTTCGTCCTGAAGGAAAATGACTCTGGGGAGGTGAAC TGGGACGCCTTCAGCATGCCTGAACTACATAACTTCCTGCGTATCCTGCagcgggaggaggaggagcaccTCCGCCAGATCCTGCAGAAGTACTCCTATTGCCGCCAGAAGATCCAAGAGGCCCTGCACGCCTGCCCCCTTGGGTGA
- the RASSF1 gene encoding ras association domain-containing protein 1 isoform X1, translating into MRSFLEAKCACPRPGVPPPITQELVPGDLRFSLNGCGAALAQAHAHTDTRTRTHATGAVVGGYGRAGPGGRAGAAMGEAETPSFEMTWSSTTSSGYCSQEDSDSELEQYFTARTSLARRPRRDQDEPVEWETPDLSQAEIEQKIKEYNAQINSNLFMSLNKDGSYTGFIKVQLKLVRPVSVPSSKKPPSLQDARRGPGRSTSVRRRTSFYLPKDAVKHLHVLSRTRAREVIEALLRKFLVVDDPRKFALFERAERHGQVYLRKLLDDEQPLRLRLLAGPSDKALSFVLKENDSGEVNWDAFSMPELHNFLRILQREEEEHLRQILQKYSYCRQKIQEALHACPLG; encoded by the exons ATGAGGTCATTCCTCGAGGCTAAGTGTGCGTGTCCCCGCCCCGGCGTTCCTCCCCCAATTACACAAGAGCTAGTTCCCGGCGATCTACGTTTCAGTCTTAACGGTTGCGGCGCGGCGCTGGCCCAGGCGCACGCGCACACTGACACGCGTACACGCACGCACGCGACCGGGGCGGTGGTTGGCGGCTACGGACGCGCGGGACCAGGGGGACGGGCGGGTGCGGCGATGGGCGAGGCGGAGACGCCTTCTTTCGAGATGACCTGGAGCAGCACGACGAGCAGTGGCTACTGCAGCCAAGAGGACTCAGACTCGGAGCTCGAGCAGTACTTCACCGCACGAACCTCGCTAGCGCGCAGGCCGCGCCGGGACCAG GATGAGCCTGTGGAGTGGGAGACACCTGACCTCTCTCAAGCTGAGATTGAGCAGAAGATCAAGGAGTACAATGCCCAGATCAATAGCAACCTCTTCATGAGCTTG aACAAGGACGGTTCTTACACAGGCTTCATCAAGGTTCAGCTGAAGCTGGTGCGCCCTGTCTCTGTGCCCTCCAGCAAGAAGCCACCCTCCTTGCAGGATGCCCGGCGGGGCCCAGGACGGAGCACAAGTGTCAGGCGCCGCACTTCCTTTTACCTGCCCAAGGATGCTGTCAAGCACCTGCATGTGCTGTCACGCACAAGGGCACGTGAAGTCATTGAGGCCCTGCTGCGAAAGTTCTTGGTGGTGGATGACCCCCGCAAGTTTGCACTCTTTGAGCGGGCTGAGCGTCACGGCCAAG TGTACTTGCGAAAGCTGTTGGATGATGAGCAGCCCCTGCGGCTGCGGCTCCTGGCAGGGCCCAGTGACAAGGCCCTGAGCTTCGTCCTGAAGGAAAATGACTCTGGGGAGGTGAAC TGGGACGCCTTCAGCATGCCTGAACTACATAACTTCCTGCGTATCCTGCagcgggaggaggaggagcaccTCCGCCAGATCCTGCAGAAGTACTCCTATTGCCGCCAGAAGATCCAAGAGGCCCTGCACGCCTGCCCCCTTGGGTGA
- the RASSF1 gene encoding ras association domain-containing protein 1 isoform X3, with the protein MGEAETPSFEMTWSSTTSSGYCSQEDSDSELEQYFTARTSLARRPRRDQDEPVEWETPDLSQAEIEQKIKEYNAQINSNLFMSLNKDGSYTGFIKVQLKLVRPVSVPSSKKPPSLQDARRGPGRSTSVRRRTSFYLPKDAVKHLHVLSRTRAREVIEALLRKFLVVDDPRKFALFERAERHGQVYLRKLLDDEQPLRLRLLAGPSDKALSFVLKENDSGEVNWDAFSMPELHNFLRILQREEEEHLRQILQKYSYCRQKIQEALHACPLG; encoded by the exons ATGGGCGAGGCGGAGACGCCTTCTTTCGAGATGACCTGGAGCAGCACGACGAGCAGTGGCTACTGCAGCCAAGAGGACTCAGACTCGGAGCTCGAGCAGTACTTCACCGCACGAACCTCGCTAGCGCGCAGGCCGCGCCGGGACCAG GATGAGCCTGTGGAGTGGGAGACACCTGACCTCTCTCAAGCTGAGATTGAGCAGAAGATCAAGGAGTACAATGCCCAGATCAATAGCAACCTCTTCATGAGCTTG aACAAGGACGGTTCTTACACAGGCTTCATCAAGGTTCAGCTGAAGCTGGTGCGCCCTGTCTCTGTGCCCTCCAGCAAGAAGCCACCCTCCTTGCAGGATGCCCGGCGGGGCCCAGGACGGAGCACAAGTGTCAGGCGCCGCACTTCCTTTTACCTGCCCAAGGATGCTGTCAAGCACCTGCATGTGCTGTCACGCACAAGGGCACGTGAAGTCATTGAGGCCCTGCTGCGAAAGTTCTTGGTGGTGGATGACCCCCGCAAGTTTGCACTCTTTGAGCGGGCTGAGCGTCACGGCCAAG TGTACTTGCGAAAGCTGTTGGATGATGAGCAGCCCCTGCGGCTGCGGCTCCTGGCAGGGCCCAGTGACAAGGCCCTGAGCTTCGTCCTGAAGGAAAATGACTCTGGGGAGGTGAAC TGGGACGCCTTCAGCATGCCTGAACTACATAACTTCCTGCGTATCCTGCagcgggaggaggaggagcaccTCCGCCAGATCCTGCAGAAGTACTCCTATTGCCGCCAGAAGATCCAAGAGGCCCTGCACGCCTGCCCCCTTGGGTGA
- the RASSF1 gene encoding ras association domain-containing protein 1 isoform X4, with amino-acid sequence MSLNKDGSYTGFIKVQLKLVRPVSVPSSKKPPSLQDARRGPGRSTSVRRRTSFYLPKDAVKHLHVLSRTRAREVIEALLRKFLVVDDPRKFALFERAERHGQVYLRKLLDDEQPLRLRLLAGPSDKALSFVLKENDSGEVNWDAFSMPELHNFLRILQREEEEHLRQILQKYSYCRQKIQEALHACPLG; translated from the exons ATGAGCTTG aACAAGGACGGTTCTTACACAGGCTTCATCAAGGTTCAGCTGAAGCTGGTGCGCCCTGTCTCTGTGCCCTCCAGCAAGAAGCCACCCTCCTTGCAGGATGCCCGGCGGGGCCCAGGACGGAGCACAAGTGTCAGGCGCCGCACTTCCTTTTACCTGCCCAAGGATGCTGTCAAGCACCTGCATGTGCTGTCACGCACAAGGGCACGTGAAGTCATTGAGGCCCTGCTGCGAAAGTTCTTGGTGGTGGATGACCCCCGCAAGTTTGCACTCTTTGAGCGGGCTGAGCGTCACGGCCAAG TGTACTTGCGAAAGCTGTTGGATGATGAGCAGCCCCTGCGGCTGCGGCTCCTGGCAGGGCCCAGTGACAAGGCCCTGAGCTTCGTCCTGAAGGAAAATGACTCTGGGGAGGTGAAC TGGGACGCCTTCAGCATGCCTGAACTACATAACTTCCTGCGTATCCTGCagcgggaggaggaggagcaccTCCGCCAGATCCTGCAGAAGTACTCCTATTGCCGCCAGAAGATCCAAGAGGCCCTGCACGCCTGCCCCCTTGGGTGA